Proteins from one Ignavibacteriales bacterium genomic window:
- a CDS encoding insulinase family protein — translation MKRKSRILFSILLLCIALTQAPSLYASDGVMTDSTTKILSFPKGVSIYQLDNGMKVLMIENPALPMVGVNVIIKVGSAYETFSTSGMSHMLEHLLFNGTTTREQKKLYDDVDRIGGYNNAHTDNFYTDFMMVTPTENIKKGMEIQADMLFNSTLPDEKFQKEKGIVLEEISKSIADPQEQLERNTLSILYSGHALSLPTLGTYSTIQSMSRDEVNSFYKNNYVPNNMILSVIGNFQTKEMLSLIKEIYGKAKPGQVIREVNPEWATGFQTPMLQTNSGGMVQNRFYDGDDKVVQIFYQLPLMESSEYFQLIGLVFEKNKDAIQSSLKTEFPQIIKSVKLSARLSPLNNYAEVVIVLSKDVDFNALVNSVTKKIDGLSFNLPDETVKSEATQTRTDFVKNIEKPHMFGIYNSDGIVKKGFEAVLASFSGDEFYKAAKEMGGLKLTSPSIIIIQSPTIKKDKEKVEASNSTKLFKDEITGKDLVVVQNEASNLLAIHYLVKHKAAYELKYGKDASKILHDCLGERLRSEANQKLSSQFGFTFTVNDNPFIPMDDIYLHPDFGYVRAEGLADNLPAAVIYINNQIKNFVPTEDEFKKSVEKFKGMTMMSMGGDKSKKLFDTEYKTLIYEPSQYSQIQTALTYDNMLAFTKEYFNPTNMIISVVSPGSPESINVLFDEFIGTSIKDEPSIYTPTFLMQTKPTTIEKTGGGERSYIFWGFINQIDPKDAPALQALSLILSNEIVFDIREKQGLAYNMSAGIDVNKDKALFYISQGTRPQNIDKLSSQYPKFFKLTVLDKLTQDELEKSVNMYLGRMMFRRLSSINQAFYLGSSLYFENNFTYDKQFLDALKNVKLADVKNVAEKYMKVNNPMLLIVR, via the coding sequence ATGAAAAGAAAATCACGAATTTTATTTTCAATTCTGCTTTTATGTATAGCGCTGACTCAAGCGCCTTCGCTATACGCTTCGGATGGTGTGATGACAGATTCGACTACGAAAATTCTATCGTTTCCGAAAGGTGTATCTATTTATCAATTAGACAACGGGATGAAAGTACTCATGATTGAAAATCCCGCTCTACCGATGGTAGGTGTAAATGTTATTATAAAAGTCGGTTCTGCTTACGAAACTTTTTCTACAAGCGGTATGAGTCATATGCTGGAACATCTATTATTTAATGGAACAACCACACGCGAACAGAAAAAATTATATGATGACGTTGACCGGATCGGTGGATACAATAATGCTCATACAGATAATTTCTATACGGATTTTATGATGGTTACTCCTACTGAAAATATTAAGAAGGGTATGGAAATTCAGGCAGATATGCTTTTTAATTCAACATTGCCTGATGAAAAATTCCAAAAGGAAAAAGGAATTGTATTAGAAGAAATATCAAAGAGTATTGCCGATCCGCAAGAACAGCTAGAACGAAATACGCTATCTATATTATATAGCGGACATGCGCTTTCATTACCCACACTTGGGACTTATTCAACAATTCAATCAATGTCACGAGATGAAGTAAATTCATTCTATAAAAATAATTATGTTCCCAACAATATGATCTTAAGCGTTATCGGAAATTTCCAAACTAAGGAAATGCTTTCGCTCATTAAAGAAATTTATGGGAAAGCAAAACCGGGACAAGTAATTCGCGAAGTAAATCCGGAATGGGCAACTGGTTTTCAAACTCCAATGTTGCAAACAAATTCCGGCGGTATGGTCCAAAATCGTTTTTATGATGGCGATGACAAAGTTGTACAAATATTTTATCAATTACCTCTAATGGAATCATCAGAATATTTTCAGTTGATTGGTTTGGTATTTGAAAAAAATAAAGATGCAATTCAATCGTCATTAAAAACGGAATTCCCTCAAATTATAAAATCAGTAAAATTATCTGCCCGGCTTTCTCCTCTTAATAATTATGCAGAAGTAGTTATTGTTTTGAGCAAAGATGTCGACTTCAATGCTTTAGTAAACTCCGTAACAAAAAAAATTGATGGTTTGAGTTTTAACCTACCAGATGAGACGGTTAAATCGGAAGCTACACAAACACGTACCGACTTTGTGAAGAACATTGAAAAACCACACATGTTCGGAATTTATAATTCAGACGGAATCGTTAAAAAAGGTTTTGAAGCGGTTCTTGCATCATTCAGCGGCGATGAATTTTATAAAGCTGCAAAAGAAATGGGAGGTCTTAAGCTAACATCTCCTTCAATAATTATTATACAATCTCCGACAATTAAAAAAGATAAAGAAAAAGTTGAAGCATCTAATAGCACAAAACTATTTAAAGATGAAATAACCGGTAAAGATTTAGTGGTTGTTCAGAATGAAGCAAGTAATCTTTTAGCAATTCATTATCTGGTAAAACATAAAGCTGCCTACGAATTGAAATATGGCAAAGATGCTTCTAAAATTTTACACGATTGCCTTGGTGAACGATTGAGATCGGAAGCTAATCAAAAATTAAGCAGTCAGTTTGGATTTACATTTACTGTGAATGACAATCCGTTCATTCCGATGGATGACATTTATCTGCATCCCGATTTTGGTTACGTCAGAGCTGAAGGATTAGCCGATAATTTACCCGCCGCAGTGATATACATCAATAATCAAATAAAAAATTTCGTGCCGACTGAAGATGAATTCAAGAAATCAGTTGAGAAATTTAAAGGTATGACTATGATGTCAATGGGCGGCGATAAATCAAAAAAATTATTCGACACCGAATACAAAACATTAATCTATGAACCCAGTCAATATTCTCAAATACAAACTGCACTAACGTATGATAATATGTTGGCGTTTACTAAAGAATATTTTAATCCTACAAACATGATTATTTCTGTCGTATCTCCCGGAAGCCCGGAAAGTATTAATGTGCTCTTCGATGAGTTTATCGGTACTTCGATTAAAGATGAACCTTCAATTTATACCCCAACATTTTTGATGCAAACTAAACCTACAACCATTGAGAAAACCGGAGGCGGTGAACGTTCTTACATTTTCTGGGGATTCATTAATCAAATAGATCCTAAAGACGCACCCGCTTTGCAAGCTCTTTCTCTTATTCTTTCAAACGAAATTGTTTTTGATATACGAGAGAAACAAGGACTAGCTTATAATATGAGCGCTGGCATTGATGTAAACAAGGATAAAGCGCTTTTCTATATTTCTCAGGGAACACGTCCGCAGAACATTGATAAACTGTCTTCGCAATATCCAAAATTTTTCAAGTTAACCGTCCTTGATAAATTGACACAAGATGAATTAGAAAAATCAGTCAATATGTATTTGGGCAGAATGATGTTTCGTAGACTTTCAAGCATCAATCAGGCTTTCTATTTGGGCAGCTCTCTCTATTTCGAAAACAACTTCACTTACGACAAACAATTTCTTGATGCGTTGAAAAATGTGAAATTGGCAGATGTAAAAAATGTTGCTGAAAAATATATGAAAGTAAATAATCCAATGTTATTAATAGTAAGGTAA
- a CDS encoding PorV/PorQ family protein: MKKIITFLLILVLPTVNFCQGFSKVGTAAAQFLKIGVGARAMGMGETFAAVANDVSALYWNPAGIINLKSITVGVSHSQWFAEIFHNYAGMVIPLGESDALGISATSLTTGEQEVTTVEQPEGTGVYYSVNDVAFGLTYARALTDRFSVGLTVKYIQQSAYNESANTVAIDIGTYLRTGFHNLVIAMCVSNFGGNMQLEGRDLIALVDINKTISGEYNPDARLKTEPWSLPLNFRVGISMDIVGGKDPLIQSGYHRFTMALDGNHPNDNNERVNIGGEYSWNETFFVRLGYKINYDIENWTFGTGLKINVGDQQVGFDYALVDYNFLGKVSRFSLELKF, translated from the coding sequence ATGAAAAAAATAATTACGTTTCTTTTAATTCTTGTATTGCCGACTGTAAATTTTTGCCAAGGTTTTTCTAAAGTTGGCACTGCTGCTGCGCAATTTCTTAAAATTGGTGTTGGCGCAAGAGCAATGGGAATGGGTGAAACTTTTGCTGCAGTTGCAAATGATGTATCCGCACTGTATTGGAATCCGGCAGGAATTATAAACCTAAAATCTATAACTGTCGGTGTAAGTCATTCACAATGGTTTGCGGAAATTTTCCACAACTATGCTGGTATGGTAATTCCTTTAGGCGAGAGTGATGCATTGGGTATTAGTGCAACATCTTTAACAACGGGAGAACAAGAAGTTACAACTGTTGAACAACCTGAAGGAACTGGGGTTTATTATAGTGTGAATGATGTTGCCTTTGGTTTAACATATGCCCGTGCATTAACCGATCGTTTTTCGGTTGGATTGACTGTTAAATATATTCAGCAAAGTGCTTATAATGAATCTGCTAATACTGTTGCAATAGATATAGGGACTTATCTACGTACGGGATTTCACAATTTAGTAATTGCAATGTGTGTGTCAAACTTTGGTGGTAATATGCAACTCGAAGGACGCGATCTAATAGCATTGGTTGATATAAATAAAACAATCTCGGGGGAATATAATCCTGATGCGCGATTAAAAACAGAACCCTGGTCTCTGCCTTTAAATTTTCGTGTTGGTATTTCGATGGATATTGTTGGCGGTAAAGATCCTTTAATCCAATCCGGATACCATCGCTTTACAATGGCATTGGATGGTAATCATCCCAATGATAACAATGAGAGAGTGAACATTGGCGGTGAATATTCATGGAATGAAACATTCTTTGTGAGACTTGGCTACAAAATAAATTATGATATAGAAAATTGGACTTTCGGTACCGGCTTAAAAATAAATGTCGGAGATCAGCAAGTAGGTTTTGATTATGCACTTGTTGATTATAATTTTTTAGGAAAAGTCTCTCGATTTTCACTTGAACTAAAATTCTAG
- a CDS encoding T9SS type A sorting domain-containing protein, whose protein sequence is MKRISTIIGITVFILSFLGSEKIFSQTILFYENFENGAKASWGTYYKNQDMVIAQPMAQAPKVLTGGANYVGWLQDVNGDYSGSAVAVNGDVTLQNYSIEADVYCYYYNSAGSAYTGLVVYADSSKKDFFKLRADFDSSDRINLSGLKSDPNTYLPLFSKDFKGVDNPGIFPTTDSWHKMKVEVRTITSTKVGFWCYFDGHLLTGCPIYYENATANIAGRFGLYSFQMDADGIASYFDNIYVTQLTPTSVEENSKLPTEFSLLQNYPNPFNPETQISYKLSAGGFISLSVYDLLGREIKTLVSKEQPAGYYSVSWNGKNEFGNAVPSGVYMYSLKTSNFYESKKMILMK, encoded by the coding sequence ATGAAAAGAATCTCTACTATTATTGGTATCACAGTTTTCATTCTATCATTTCTCGGTTCGGAAAAAATATTTTCTCAAACAATCCTCTTCTATGAAAATTTTGAAAATGGTGCTAAGGCATCATGGGGAACTTATTACAAAAATCAAGACATGGTAATAGCCCAACCGATGGCACAAGCACCAAAAGTTTTAACTGGCGGTGCAAATTATGTTGGCTGGTTACAAGATGTTAACGGAGACTATTCGGGTTCTGCCGTGGCTGTAAACGGAGATGTTACTTTACAAAATTATTCGATAGAAGCTGACGTTTATTGTTACTATTACAATTCAGCAGGGTCAGCTTATACCGGATTAGTTGTTTATGCCGATAGCTCTAAAAAAGATTTTTTTAAATTACGCGCAGACTTTGATTCAAGCGATCGTATAAATCTTTCCGGTCTCAAATCTGATCCCAATACTTACCTGCCTTTATTTAGCAAAGATTTTAAGGGCGTAGATAATCCTGGTATATTTCCAACTACCGACAGTTGGCATAAAATGAAAGTTGAAGTTAGAACAATTACTTCTACTAAAGTTGGTTTTTGGTGCTACTTCGATGGACATTTGTTAACAGGGTGCCCGATTTATTATGAAAATGCGACTGCAAATATTGCAGGAAGATTTGGACTATACTCCTTTCAAATGGATGCAGACGGTATAGCAAGTTATTTTGATAATATTTATGTAACACAATTAACCCCAACTTCAGTTGAAGAAAATAGTAAGCTGCCTACGGAATTTTCGTTATTGCAGAATTATCCAAATCCATTTAATCCCGAAACACAAATTTCTTATAAATTATCAGCTGGTGGTTTCATCTCTCTTTCAGTTTATGATCTATTAGGTCGTGAAATAAAAACGCTTGTATCCAAAGAACAACCTGCCGGTTATTATTCTGTTAGTTGGAACGGGAAAAATGAATTTGGGAATGCTGTTCCTTCAGGTGTATATATGTATTCATTAAAGACCAGTAATTTTTACGAAAGTAAAAAGATGATTCTCATGAAGTAA
- a CDS encoding TonB-dependent receptor, with amino-acid sequence MKNYLKKINVFYLVIILSIAPSFIFCGTTGKISGTVKDAITGEPLPGCNVMIEGTTLGASCDLNGQYFIINIRPGRYTVRASMIGYKNYKVTNVQVVIDLSTQLNFLMESTTTEMGETVVVANRPIIEKDVTSKQSVISADEIINMPAESVQDILTTKAGFTTDADGNIHVRGGRTGEIAYMVDGMYVEDPLYGGFNNSMNKDAIEEMIILSGAFNAEYGDAMSSIVNIVTKDGGDTFHGKFEITSPMLNQSPYRKNNPFPGIADSYNYVEKSVIDRFKFRPFDLEIPINGTLNLSLNGPLPIIPNLTFFISGKYKNEDSYLPHGYTLQRDGFGKLTYKFSPNVKLSLSNQITQNESQGYSHAWKYLSENQSHSIQNTNRLGLTLTHTLNNSMFYTAQLSRYVNNMKTQVGNKQPQDYIRGQTGETVYFYVSGDDSPYSDDQTITYDGKFDLTYQANNFNQFKGGFEFKSHHIQVHEESQPWPSGAQYKDEYVRTPIEMAGYIQDKIEYDYLIINLGLRFDYADPKTTMWPDIRRFGSFDNNNNWIPSVEESVSPKTQLSPRIGLAHPITDRAVLHFSYGHFFQNPDYNALYYNNNKDLSTSMPLVGNPGVKAQKTVAYETGIKYKLSDDWALDVSAWYKDITDLLSTLQVTYLSQDYVVFYNSDYASVKGIDLTLRKRYSNYISGSIDYTFMVAKGNNSQPLGGYFNAFAKEEIPHQEYFLDFDQSHDIAVNINFNIPKDKGPEILGIKPFSDFNLNLLIQAGSGLPYTPYVDPTVRIDINSGRKPWTSTVDLRMIKKVWFSTIAASFFLEITNLLNVENVRYVYSRTGKPFDTGVAGLVGSSPDADHNPSYVGPPRIIRAGVQFIW; translated from the coding sequence TTGAAAAATTATTTAAAAAAAATTAACGTCTTTTATCTTGTGATAATACTTTCAATTGCACCTTCCTTTATTTTCTGCGGAACAACAGGTAAAATTTCCGGCACCGTAAAAGATGCAATTACGGGAGAACCACTTCCAGGCTGTAATGTAATGATCGAAGGAACTACATTAGGAGCCTCATGCGATCTTAATGGCCAATATTTTATAATTAATATAAGACCCGGTCGTTATACCGTTCGTGCGTCTATGATCGGGTATAAAAATTATAAAGTTACTAATGTTCAAGTTGTTATTGATCTCAGTACACAATTAAATTTTTTGATGGAATCCACAACAACAGAAATGGGAGAAACGGTTGTTGTTGCGAATCGTCCAATCATTGAGAAAGATGTCACTTCGAAACAATCAGTAATAAGCGCCGATGAAATTATTAACATGCCTGCAGAAAGTGTTCAAGATATTTTAACAACTAAAGCAGGATTTACTACTGACGCCGATGGCAACATCCACGTAAGAGGAGGTAGAACAGGTGAAATAGCATACATGGTTGATGGTATGTATGTTGAAGATCCTCTGTACGGTGGTTTTAACAATTCCATGAATAAAGATGCAATTGAAGAAATGATAATCTTAAGCGGTGCTTTTAATGCTGAATATGGCGATGCCATGTCAAGCATAGTTAATATTGTTACGAAAGATGGCGGCGATACTTTCCACGGAAAATTTGAGATTACTTCACCGATGTTAAATCAATCTCCTTATAGAAAAAATAATCCTTTCCCTGGTATAGCAGATAGTTATAATTATGTGGAAAAAAGTGTAATTGACCGGTTCAAATTTAGACCATTCGATTTAGAGATACCGATAAACGGAACATTAAATTTGTCATTGAACGGTCCTTTGCCAATTATCCCCAACCTTACATTTTTCATTTCTGGTAAATATAAAAATGAGGATAGTTATTTACCTCATGGCTACACTTTGCAAAGAGACGGCTTTGGCAAATTAACTTATAAATTTAGTCCGAATGTAAAGTTGTCATTATCCAATCAGATAACTCAGAATGAATCTCAAGGATATAGTCATGCTTGGAAATACTTGAGTGAAAATCAAAGTCACTCAATACAAAATACAAATCGCCTTGGATTAACATTAACACATACACTTAATAATAGTATGTTTTATACTGCTCAACTTTCCCGCTATGTTAATAATATGAAAACTCAAGTAGGGAATAAACAGCCGCAAGATTATATAAGAGGTCAGACAGGTGAAACCGTTTATTTCTATGTCAGCGGTGATGATTCTCCTTATTCTGATGATCAAACAATTACCTATGACGGGAAATTTGATTTAACTTATCAAGCTAACAACTTCAATCAGTTTAAAGGTGGATTTGAATTTAAGAGTCATCATATTCAGGTACATGAAGAATCTCAACCGTGGCCATCAGGAGCGCAATACAAAGATGAATATGTTCGAACGCCGATTGAGATGGCAGGTTATATCCAGGATAAAATTGAATATGATTACCTAATAATAAATCTTGGTTTACGTTTTGATTATGCCGATCCAAAGACAACTATGTGGCCGGACATTCGCCGCTTTGGAAGTTTTGATAACAACAATAATTGGATCCCTTCTGTGGAAGAATCTGTCTCACCAAAAACACAGTTAAGCCCACGCATTGGTTTGGCACATCCTATTACCGACCGTGCTGTGCTTCATTTTTCTTACGGTCATTTCTTTCAGAATCCGGATTACAATGCTCTATACTATAATAACAATAAAGACTTAAGCACGTCAATGCCGTTAGTTGGTAATCCCGGGGTGAAAGCGCAAAAAACAGTTGCTTATGAAACGGGAATAAAATATAAACTGAGCGATGATTGGGCATTAGATGTTTCAGCGTGGTACAAAGACATTACTGATTTATTATCAACGCTTCAAGTAACTTATTTATCTCAAGATTATGTCGTTTTTTACAATTCAGATTATGCAAGCGTAAAAGGTATTGATCTAACGCTGCGCAAGCGGTACAGTAATTACATTTCAGGATCTATTGATTATACATTTATGGTAGCTAAAGGAAATAATTCGCAACCGCTTGGCGGATATTTTAATGCGTTTGCAAAAGAAGAAATTCCTCATCAAGAATATTTTTTAGATTTTGATCAAAGCCACGATATTGCTGTGAATATTAATTTTAATATTCCAAAAGATAAAGGACCGGAAATATTAGGGATCAAACCGTTTTCCGATTTTAATTTGAACTTACTAATTCAGGCTGGCAGCGGACTTCCTTATACTCCTTATGTTGATCCGACTGTGCGGATTGATATTAACTCCGGACGAAAACCCTGGACTTCTACAGTAGATCTTCGAATGATAAAAAAAGTTTGGTTTTCTACTATAGCAGCATCATTCTTTTTAGAAATTACAAATTTACTTAATGTGGAAAATGTTCGTTATGTATACTCGCGTACCGGTAAACCTTTCGATACAGGTGTTGCGGGACTCGTAGGTTCATCGCCGGACGCTGATCATAATCCTTCTTACGTAGGGCCACCGCGAATTATTAGAGCGGGAGTTCAATTTATTTGGTAA